Part of the Phycisphaerae bacterium genome is shown below.
TATTGTGTGGATTGGGAACCGGCCCCGCAGCGACCTTGTCGGGAGTATTACCGAGATGACCCGCGACCAAGCCTGGACGTTGCTCAACCAGTACACCAAGTCCGATTCGCTCATCAAGCATGCTCTGGCCGTCGAGGCCGCCATGGCATACTACGCAGAACGGTTCGGCGAGGATGTCGAGACCTGGCGGGTCGTCGGTCTGCTTCACGATTTCGACTATGAGCGCTGGCCCCGGCAGCCTGAGCACACGCGAGAGGGAGCCAGGATCCTGCGCGAACGCGGCGTCGACGAGGAGATTGTCGGCGCGATTCTCTCTCATGCCGAGTCCAACCGCGCCGACTACCCCCTGGACCGCCCCATCCGGAAGGTGCTGACGGCGGTCGACGAGCTGTGCGGCTTCATCACCGCCGTCGCGTATGTCCGCCCCGAGCGCCTGACCGGGATGACGCCCAAGAGCGTGCGAAAGAAGCTCAAGCAGCCGTCTTTCGCCGCCGCCGTGAGTCGCGAAGATATCGCCAGGGGCGCCGAACTGGTCGGATTGGACCTCGACGAACACATGAGCAACGTCATCGCGGCCATGCAACGCGCGTCCAAGGAGCTTGGCTTAGCGTGAGGGTCGGAACAGGTAAGCCGCGGCCCTTCGAGCGCTGACAATCGAAAAGGAGTCCCACGGTGATTCGAGCATTCCATTGGCTGATGACAGCCGCGTTGTTCTGTCTCGCATCCGCTGCGATCGGGGCGGAGCGCAAGCCCAATATCGTCTTCATCCTGGCCGATGATCTCGGCTGGACGGACCTCGGCTGCATGGGGTCCAAGTACTACGAAACGCCGCACATCGATCGACTCGCCTCGCAGGGCACGAAATTCCTCAATCACCATCACTGTCAGAACTGCACGCCGACCCGGGCAGCCCTGATGTCCGGCCAGTACCCGCCTCGCACCGGTGTATACACGGTCGGCTCTCTGGAGCGAGGAAAGGCCGAACATCGAAGGATGGCCGTACCGCAAAACCAGACTGACTTGCCCCTCGATCGCCGCACCATCGCCGACCAGCTCAAAGCCGCCGGTTATGCCACCGCGATGTTCGGCAAGTGGCACATCGGTCAACAAGGTCAATACCATCCGGCCCAGCGCGGCTTCGACGAAGCAATCGTCAGCATGGGCCGGCACTTCAACTTCGTCACCCACCCACCCGTGACCTATCCGCCCGGCACATACCTGGCCGACTTCCTCACCGACAAGGCCGTTGATTTCATTACCCGGCACAAGGACAAGCCGTTCTTTCTCTACCTGCCGCACTTCGCCGTGCATACGCCGCACGAGGCGAAAAAGGACTTATTCGCCAGGTTCAAGGACAAGGCCCCCGCAGGCGGCCACGGCGACCCGACATATGCGGCCATGATCTACAGCGTCGACGAGAGCGTCGGTCGGATGATGGCCAGGCTCGACGAGCTCAAACTCGCCGACAACACAATAGTCATATTCTCGTCGGACAACGGCGGAGTGGGCGGCTATGAGGAGATCGGCGGCAAAGGCATCACATCGAACGCTCCGCTCCGCGGCGGTAAGGGTATGCTTTACGAAGGCGGCGTGCGCGTGCCCTTCATCGTCCGCTGGCCGGGAAATACCAGACCGGGCACAACCTGCAACGAGCCGACCATTCACGTAGACGTGTACGCGACGTTGCTCGAACTGGCCGGCGCCCCCAAGCCGCCGCAAACCCTCGACGGTGAGAGCATGGTCGCGCTGTTCAAGGATCCGGCCGCTAAGCTCAAGCGAGACGCCATTTACACGCATTTCCCTGGATATCTGGAGGGCTATGGCACGGGCAAGTGGCGCACCGCGCCTGTGGGCACAATACAGATGGGAGACTGGAAACTGCTCGAGTTCTTCGAGACCGGCCGACTGGAACTGTACAACCTGCGCGACGATCCGGGTGAGAAAAACGATCTCGCGGAGAGGATGCCCGAGCGCGTTCGCGAATTGCACGCTCGCCTGGCCGAATGGCGAAAGTCGACCAACGCCGCTATGCCCAAGTAAAAACGGCCTTGAGTCGAAAAGCCCGCCCCAATCCCGGCGTCTACGTCAGGCGCTCAGCCACTCCCGCCACTTGGGCGGCCTTGCGGATGCGGGCATTGAGCCGGCGCTCGTAATGACGTCGAAAAGCAGCGTGAAATAAAACTCTCTGATAGTGGTCATAAAGCTCGGGACAGTGGTGACGTAAGACCTGCTGAACGGCCGGCCAGACGCGCGAACGCGGATTGAGCAGGTCGGTCCAGATCCGGTCCACGCCCATCTCGGCCGCCATCGCAAACAACCTCGCCAGAGCCTCGTCGGTGTCGCTGATGCCCGGCAGCAGAGGCCCGAACATCACCGCCGTGCACATACCCGCAGCCTTGGCCTGCCGAAGAATCTCGATCCGCTCGGCAACGGTTGACGCCCCCGGCTCCCAGATAGCCGCCCAGTTCTCGTCCGGCGTGGTGATGGTTACACCGATCTGAACACGCCCGCCGGTCAGAATGTCGAGATCGCGCAGCACCAGCTTGCTCTTGGTCAGGATGTTGAGTTGGAACCCGGTCGCAACGAGCAGGCGGCAGCACTCGCGCGTCAGGCGATAGTGTGCCTCGATCGGCTGCCACCCGTCGCACGCGCTGCAGGTGAACACCGACCCCGGCTCCAGCCGCCGAAGCTGCCGTGTCAAAGCCGCAACCGCGTTCACGCGGACATCGACGAACCGCCCCCACTCCTCGTCGTGCGGGCGGAATCGTTGCATGAACCGCGCATAGCAGTAACCGCACCCATGCCCGCAACCGACGTAGCAGTTAAACGAGAAGTCGTCGATGCCGCAGCGATTCAGCAGCTTGCGGCACTCAACCTCGCGAACGGCGACACCGTGCGGACCTGCCTTCGGTTCTGCCGGCCGCTCCGAGGAGCCGAACAGTGTCGGTTCGGGCTTTTTGCTCATAACGTGTGTCCCCGAAGGAGGCCGTGATAGGAGCTCGGCGATTCATCGCTCGGAACGAACGGCATCCCGAAGACCATTCGCTGGCCTCAGAATCCGCTATGCATCGCTGGCCCCAGAATCCGTTATGCATCGCTGGCCCCAGAATCCGTTCTGGGGCCTTTCGCGTGGAGGATTCCCATCCTCATTCTCTGCTGGGCTACTCTCGTGCGTGCCTGCGGCACTATTCTGCCGGGGGGATGCTCCCGGACGACGTTCGTCGAACCGACCCCGGTGACCCTCACGTTTGTCGCAGATGAAGCTTGACCGCCTTGCCCGCTGGCAGCCGGAAGCGTCGCCGGCCGACGGCCGGTGGCGAAATCGGCTCCAGGTCCACCCGTTCGGCCTCGGGCAGGACCAGCTCACCCTCCATCCGCGGCGGCAGCGAAATCGTGATCTCCCGGTCACCTTGGATCCCCTTGGAAGCGAACTCAACCGGACCGCGAACCGTGCGGGCGGTCAGGCTCAACTCGCGCAGGTCGGCAAGTTGCGGCCGGATCTCGCAACGGCCAAAGCCCGGCTCCAACGGCTTAATTCCCGCGATACTCATGTACAACACGAACAGCGGCGAGACCGGACAATGGCTCCACTGCGAGCCCGAGTCCGCCGTCACCTTCCAGTCCTCCTGGAGCGTGTTGTTCAACAGCACGGAATCCATCGTTGCCCACCGCTCGCGCAAATCCTTCAGGATCACGTCCGCCCGCCCCATCTTGCCCAGGGCCCACAGCCGCCAGCAGGCGTTGGCCGGATATGAAAAGCCCATGTTCTTCGGACAATCCACCAACGCCCGCAACGACGCGTCGGTCTGCCCGTCCGGACACTGGTCAAAGAGTATGGCCGTCGCCAATGAACGATCACACAAACGGACGTCCTTCTCCTGCGTCAGCCACGGCAGATTTGCCACGAACGTCTGATGCTTGCAGCTCCAGAACGTCTTGACCGCGGCGTCCAGCAGTTCACGCCCGAACGCCTCGGCCCGCTCCGCCCGCTGACGATCACCAAACGCCCGGCAGATCAAGGGCAGCGCATGCTGGAGCATCGCTGCGGCATAGAGGTTCAGCGCGCACTGCTTGTGGTGCTGCTTCTGATAGGCCACGTGGTCGATCCAGACACAGGGAATGCCCAGACCTTCGACCTTGAGCAACCCGCGTTCGTCGCGAATGGTTGTAAGATAGTCGCAGAACCGCAACAACCGCGGATACGGTTCGTCCAAATCCTTCAGGTTGCCCGTGTACAGGTAGTGATACCAGCAGTCGAAGTTGAAGCCGATTCCATGATCGATCAGCGGCCCCCAGCCGGCCAGGCCGACGGTCCGTTCCATCATCCGGGCCAGGCGATCGTATGCCGGCCAGCAGTCGAGGAAGTAGCCGTCGGGTGCTTGCCCCTGGCTGAATGTGGTGATGAAACGGCGGGGCAGCGTGGTCTCGCCGAACGCCAGGTGCAGAGCATGCAACTGGTGGCCGCAATCACCGCTGTACTGTTGCCGCTCGCGGGCCATGCCGTCCACGCACGTCTCCTGGCACGAGTTGTTGATCGTGTTGACGGTCGCCCCGATCAGCCGCTGCAACTCGGGCTCGTCAACCTGAACCGAGACCTGATGCGGCCACGGGAAGATCCTCCGGCGCACATGGACGTCGCCGACGGTGACCTTGCCCGTAGCGCCGTGAATGTGCAGTTGCAGCCAGCGAACCGACTCGAAGTCGAAAGTCTCAAAGCGATTCACACCCTCGCGGCAGACAAAGCGGCCCCAACTGTTCCAGTGCGTGTTGAGCAACGGCGGGCCGCCGATTTCGTGGGCCTCGTGCACGAGCAGTTCGATCACGGTGCCCGCCGGGGCCTCGATGGTAAAGCCCGGCCAGCCGATCACCTGTTCGGCCAGCTCGAACGTGAGTACCGCGCCGCGCCGGCCGTCAAGCTGGACGTGCCACTCGCCGGGACCGCCCTCCGTGAACGCCAGGCTGCGGTCCACGTCGAACGCGCCCGGAACGCCGAATTCAAAGTACTCCTCCGGCGACCGTTTCCAGGTCAGCCACAGCGATTCGGAGAGATCCACCGCGGGCACCATGTATTCCTTCAGCAGCGCGGTGCTTCGAGCGCGCAGTTCGCAGGCGTGGGACTCGCCGTGGAAACCGTGCAGGTAATCCGGATAGTCGGCACAGACCGGCGGATCGTTGGGCGAACAATGCAACGGCATAGCCGCGAGCCAATCATGATCGGGCTTGAACTCGACCGTGTCCCAACCGTAGGGATACAGGCGGGCGTCGAACTCCTCTTGCAGCGTCCGGCAGAAATCCCGCTTGTAGTGACCCGGCAGCCATGCCCGACACAAATGGGCACGCCAATTCTCGTCCGAAATGACCGTTTCGACCCGACCATCGGCGTACTCGATTTCCAGGCGGAACAGGAAACCCGGTTTGCCCGCCGGCCAGGTCCCTTCGCCGACGCCGTAGAACAGGACGGTCGCGCCGATCACGTTCTCGCCGCTTTGCAGCGAACCGGTCAGATCGATTGGATCGGCCTCCAGCCACCGCGGATCACACGGCGACGGCCCCCACTGAATCCGCTTGCCATTCACCGTCAGCAGGTACCGGCTGTCGGCGCTGATCCAGCCCGTCGCCTTCTTCGGCTTGCCGACAAGGCTGACGTTCCGCCGGAACAGCACAAACGTGTTCTGCAGACAGCGCTGCGACGGATACCAGATCCATCGCGCGGGATTCAGGTCGGGCAACCGAACAGGCGGCTCATTCCCCTGCGGTAGAACAAGCATGTTGTCACCCGTGTCTTGCGAGGTCGTGAGCGAGCAGCCCTGCATCAGCGCCAGGGAAGCCCCGGCCGTCGCCGAACCAACGAGAAAACCTCGGCGGGAAATATCGTTCGGTCCACTCATGAGGCACCCTCAGGTGAATGAAAAGCCGTCGACGAGCAGGGTGGACACCCGGTGATCTGCCGAGGGGACTGTCCGACAGTCAGGACGGGGAAGACCGCATTGACGGCTTGCGATATGCCGGTTCTTGAATAATCGTCCATTCAGGATGTTGGCGCTCCAACTCCTGCAGGCGATCGCACAACCGGTCAACATCGTTTCCGGACTCTTCGGAAATGGATCGCCGAATTGTACGTACCTCGTCGATCAAAGTGTCGGGTTGTCTTCGTCCTTGTGCGTTAGGATTCATCCTCTGACCCCCATAGCATGTCCGGTGTGACAATTGAAGGCGGCATCAAACCAACGCGCCGACAAATCCGCTGTAAGTGCTCAATCTTATTGGGGTTCGCAAGGTGGCGGACGTTCCAACTCAGCACGTAATCCATGCCATGCACCGTGGCGACGGCAACGTGAACCGCATCACCTGCGACTGGTGCGGGCATAACCTTCTCCTGCACCAGAAGCCCCGCCAATCCGCGAACCTCGTCACCAATGGCCAGTCGCGGGATCCCTGCAATCTTCTGAAGAGCCTCATCGCGACCATGGAAATCCGGACCGGATAATTCAATGATCACCTCAGCGGACACGAACAAATCGTGAGCCGAACGCTGAGTGTCCCACCACTCGCAACTGACCTGCCGCTGATAGAGGCTGGCCGTATCCGTGCGGTCCGTCACGCAGGCGCTGATGAAGCTCGTTTCCAGATACACACGTGCCATCACCACATTATAGCGGACTCGGCAGCGGCCACGGAAGCGTCTCTGGCTCCCTCTTCATCCGCCAGAACGGGAACCATCGGTCACCGACCGCCCGGCACAGTCGAGGCGTCTCCACAGGCTTGTTTCACCAACCCTCGCTATTCAGGCCCACATCATCGATCCGCAGGTATTCCCCCTGCAGAGTCAGGTGGGAATGCCGATCTGCGCAGGTAGGATACCCGTCAATCACAAGCACGCAAAGGACCGCCTGCGGCAGGGTCCGTGATCGTTCAGGCGTTTCCCCGCCTGGACCGTCACAGACCCTGTGTACCTGGCCGGTGAAAGCATTATCCGGCGGTCGGTTCGCTGAGAGCCGGTTCCGTAACCGAGGTTCGAGCCGCACGTCCGCATATCTCAACCGTGTGGCCGATAAGCACGGTTATTTGCTCGTCGCGAGCCCCCGTTTTCAGATAGTATTTGACATTCATCGATCTGAATTCGATGTTTGAGGGACTGCTTTTCAGTTCGAGCCGGGGTGGCAGCGGTCCAGGCACGTCCGCCGGCCGGCTGATGCCAGTCCGAGTGTTCGCGGGCACAAACCGCCGGCTTGTCCGATTCCAGAGCATCCGAAGCCGGGACGCCGTCGGCTTGTTGCCGATGGCACTCCGCAGATGCGACCGGCCGTGGGGTGGGAGTAATGGGTCCGACCAGGCGGCGGGTTGTTGGGGGAAGTGATGCGCGTACCCACCGTATTAGTGGTAGACGATTGCGAAGAAGATCTCGACCTGGTTGAGCATGCACTGGGTGACGAGGAGTTTAAGACCTACCGGGCTCGCTCGGGTCCCGATGCGATCGGACTGATGATGAGCACCCGGATCGATATGGTCGTCTTGGATCTCGATCTGCCCGAGATGAGCGGAATCGCCGTTCTGGAGGTGATCCGCTACATCCCCCGGCTGATGCGCTCCCAGGTGCTGGTCATGGCCTCGCCGGAACAGGCCCACAACGTCCAGCGGGCGCGGGAACTCGGCGCTTGCGGGGTGGTGAGCAAGCCGCTATCGCCCGAAGAGATCTGTCTCGAGGTCCGGACGGCATTCAACGAAGCTACTGAAACGCTGGTTTTCGCCGGCGTGCTGTGAGCTTGGCGATCAGATGATCGCCGAAACGATCGGTGGCGGTTCCCGCTGGTTGTTCACGTTCGCCGGCGCAGCCCTCGGAATCGGGCCAGGCTCGGCAATGCGTGACCGACCTGCCAAAAACAGCACGGGAAACCAAGTGAGCGCGGGATTGACGGTCATCTCCTCCTCCTTCTGCGATTGCCCGTGATTGGGTGCCCCGCGACGGCTCAGACCGTCGCGGGGCTTGCTCTTCTTTTCGGCGATCAAACACCCCTCCTTGCCAGCCACAACCTGAATCCCTAGCATGTCCGCCAACAGAGATGACCGATGTTTTCGGTCGCACGCGAGGGCAACCCACAACCGATACGAGGTCGCAATGAACCATATACGCGCTCCGATCATTCTGTTTCTACTATGGACAGCAAAGGCGGGGGGGGCGACCGCATCCGCCCCGGCCGGCGAGCCGCAGGCAGCACCATTGCCATTCCCCATCTACGTCGCCTCGCGAATCGACGCAGCGATCACGATCGACGGCCGGCTCACTGAGCCGGCCTGGCGGCAGACGGCCTTGGGCTGGGGAATGTCGCACGGGATGGAACCGAACGTCCTGTGTCCCGACGCCACGCTGTTTCGCATCGGCTGGAACAACCAGGCCTTGCTCATTTCGCTGGCCTGCTATAAGCGCGATATCCAGGACGATTTGCCGGAGAATATCTGGAGACCGCAGGAGCCGGAAATCATTGATACACAGGCGGTGCCTCGACATGACCGCGAACGTGGCGTCGTCCCGCCGGTCAACACCGCCGATGTGCTCATCTCGCGAGATGGTCGGACTGTCACCCTCAGCTTTGCCCCGCCCTTGACCGACCCCGCTCAGTCGGTCAAGGGACCACCCGCCCCGCCAACCGGGTCCATACATGATTCCGTCGGCAGCCGCCCGCTTGATCTGAAGATCGAACACGCCTACCAAGGCGGCCCGAACGACGGCTTGTGGACGGTCGAAGCCCGTGTCACCTGGCAACAACTCGGCTTCCAACCGCCCACCGCCGGCGAAGACTGGGCTCTGAACGTCTATCGCGACATCCGATTTTTCTCCAACTGGGCGTTCATCGCCTGGATGCGCGACTGGGGCAAGGCCGAGTACTCGCGATACGACCTCGTCGAGCGATTCGGTCGTGTCCTCTTCGTGGCCGACCGGCCGGACGACGCCATCGACAAGATCGTCAAAGAGACTCTTCCCCGACGCGGGCCGGTGCGCGTATTCGCCGCTGACGCCTTGGTGTTGGTCGAGCCAAACGTGCAAACCGTGCGACAGCGATACGGCGAGCAGGTCGAGGTCCTCAAAGCTTACGCCGAAGGCATCCGTCGTCAGCGGAGCCGCATCGGCAATGACCTGCCATATCACCCCTTTTTCACCGAGAAGAAACCTCGCGAGCACCTGGCGTTGGCGTCGCGTCAACTGGCCCGGCTGACCTGGGCGGTAAACGAGAAGCCCTTATGGGACGACCCGGCCTGCACGGTCGCATTGATTTCACACGCCATCCCGGAAGCCCGCGAAGGCTTATCCGCCTACAAGAAGGAAAGGTTGTACCGTGGCCTGTTCGAGTAACCACCTGATCGCGGCTCTGCCGGGGTTTCTTGACGTTGGCCGCTCGGCCCGGAATCCCTTTCGCTCGGCCCGGAGTCCCTTGGTCCGCTTGGCCCGGAATCCTTTCCGGGCCCGTCCTGCGAACCGCTCGGCCCGGAATCCTTTCCGGGCCGTCCCGCTGCGCAGCGTCCACTCCACGTGCGGCGCGAATGAGGATGGGGATCCCCGACGCAGTAGGCCCCCGAAGGGATTCTGGGGCCAGCGGCTGATCGCGACTCTGCTTATTGCTCCGGTTGTAGCATTTCCCAACCCGTGCTCCGCAAGAGATGGGGAACCCGCCGGCTCAGCCTTCGGTGCGACGGCCGAAGAGCGACTCGGACAACTCGGCTGGCGACTCGACGGCGATGCTCTGATGCGCTTCGGTGAGGGCCTCGAAACACCGCACACCAAGTGGGCCGACCCGTGGTACGCGGGCAAGCCGAAGGTGCTGTTCCTGGCCAACGGGAGCGGAGCCTACGACGTGTGCGAACTGGCCCGGCGTGTGCCGATCGAGGTCCATGGCTTTCCTACGCTGACTTGGTTCCGCCTCGGCGAATGGTACTGGTTGTGGATGTGGCTGGAACAGTCGACCGGCAGCGAGCGGGCCGCAATGCTTGAACGCCTGCTCGACGATCGTTTCGACGCCATCGTGCTCGCCAACTTCCGCCTCGCGTCGCTCAACGAGACCTGCCAATATAAGATCCTTCGCCAAGTGGCCGATGGCACCGGCCTGGTGATGTTCTATAAGCACGATTTCGACCCGCGCCTGCTTCAG
Proteins encoded:
- a CDS encoding response regulator, with amino-acid sequence MRVPTVLVVDDCEEDLDLVEHALGDEEFKTYRARSGPDAIGLMMSTRIDMVVLDLDLPEMSGIAVLEVIRYIPRLMRSQVLVMASPEQAHNVQRARELGACGVVSKPLSPEEICLEVRTAFNEATETLVFAGVL
- a CDS encoding alpha-L-rhamnosidase N-terminal domain-containing protein, producing the protein MSGPNDISRRGFLVGSATAGASLALMQGCSLTTSQDTGDNMLVLPQGNEPPVRLPDLNPARWIWYPSQRCLQNTFVLFRRNVSLVGKPKKATGWISADSRYLLTVNGKRIQWGPSPCDPRWLEADPIDLTGSLQSGENVIGATVLFYGVGEGTWPAGKPGFLFRLEIEYADGRVETVISDENWRAHLCRAWLPGHYKRDFCRTLQEEFDARLYPYGWDTVEFKPDHDWLAAMPLHCSPNDPPVCADYPDYLHGFHGESHACELRARSTALLKEYMVPAVDLSESLWLTWKRSPEEYFEFGVPGAFDVDRSLAFTEGGPGEWHVQLDGRRGAVLTFELAEQVIGWPGFTIEAPAGTVIELLVHEAHEIGGPPLLNTHWNSWGRFVCREGVNRFETFDFESVRWLQLHIHGATGKVTVGDVHVRRRIFPWPHQVSVQVDEPELQRLIGATVNTINNSCQETCVDGMARERQQYSGDCGHQLHALHLAFGETTLPRRFITTFSQGQAPDGYFLDCWPAYDRLARMMERTVGLAGWGPLIDHGIGFNFDCWYHYLYTGNLKDLDEPYPRLLRFCDYLTTIRDERGLLKVEGLGIPCVWIDHVAYQKQHHKQCALNLYAAAMLQHALPLICRAFGDRQRAERAEAFGRELLDAAVKTFWSCKHQTFVANLPWLTQEKDVRLCDRSLATAILFDQCPDGQTDASLRALVDCPKNMGFSYPANACWRLWALGKMGRADVILKDLRERWATMDSVLLNNTLQEDWKVTADSGSQWSHCPVSPLFVLYMSIAGIKPLEPGFGRCEIRPQLADLRELSLTARTVRGPVEFASKGIQGDREITISLPPRMEGELVLPEAERVDLEPISPPAVGRRRFRLPAGKAVKLHLRQT
- a CDS encoding sulfatase, whose protein sequence is MIRAFHWLMTAALFCLASAAIGAERKPNIVFILADDLGWTDLGCMGSKYYETPHIDRLASQGTKFLNHHHCQNCTPTRAALMSGQYPPRTGVYTVGSLERGKAEHRRMAVPQNQTDLPLDRRTIADQLKAAGYATAMFGKWHIGQQGQYHPAQRGFDEAIVSMGRHFNFVTHPPVTYPPGTYLADFLTDKAVDFITRHKDKPFFLYLPHFAVHTPHEAKKDLFARFKDKAPAGGHGDPTYAAMIYSVDESVGRMMARLDELKLADNTIVIFSSDNGGVGGYEEIGGKGITSNAPLRGGKGMLYEGGVRVPFIVRWPGNTRPGTTCNEPTIHVDVYATLLELAGAPKPPQTLDGESMVALFKDPAAKLKRDAIYTHFPGYLEGYGTGKWRTAPVGTIQMGDWKLLEFFETGRLELYNLRDDPGEKNDLAERMPERVRELHARLAEWRKSTNAAMPK
- a CDS encoding radical SAM protein gives rise to the protein MSKKPEPTLFGSSERPAEPKAGPHGVAVREVECRKLLNRCGIDDFSFNCYVGCGHGCGYCYARFMQRFRPHDEEWGRFVDVRVNAVAALTRQLRRLEPGSVFTCSACDGWQPIEAHYRLTRECCRLLVATGFQLNILTKSKLVLRDLDILTGGRVQIGVTITTPDENWAAIWEPGASTVAERIEILRQAKAAGMCTAVMFGPLLPGISDTDEALARLFAMAAEMGVDRIWTDLLNPRSRVWPAVQQVLRHHCPELYDHYQRVLFHAAFRRHYERRLNARIRKAAQVAGVAERLT
- a CDS encoding type II toxin-antitoxin system VapC family toxin translates to MARVYLETSFISACVTDRTDTASLYQRQVSCEWWDTQRSAHDLFVSAEVIIELSGPDFHGRDEALQKIAGIPRLAIGDEVRGLAGLLVQEKVMPAPVAGDAVHVAVATVHGMDYVLSWNVRHLANPNKIEHLQRICRRVGLMPPSIVTPDMLWGSEDES
- a CDS encoding HDIG domain-containing protein yields the protein MTRDQAWTLLNQYTKSDSLIKHALAVEAAMAYYAERFGEDVETWRVVGLLHDFDYERWPRQPEHTREGARILRERGVDEEIVGAILSHAESNRADYPLDRPIRKVLTAVDELCGFITAVAYVRPERLTGMTPKSVRKKLKQPSFAAAVSREDIARGAELVGLDLDEHMSNVIAAMQRASKELGLA